Proteins from one Chroicocephalus ridibundus chromosome 16, bChrRid1.1, whole genome shotgun sequence genomic window:
- the KLHDC7A gene encoding kelch domain-containing protein 7A, producing the protein MPQRVTLPWHSDMQLAGKLVLSAAALLLLTLAYRFYKSRSLAGGKIPPAEAGGEQRENAGRDEDGDGTAGLRRRRVFGEEARRDGGDGRASGQASVPRPRRTPSWGDRNLPRGEEEEEEGEEVVSDPGLIRGKTGLAGRGSEPGNELGSKLGSKSGSKPGIELGSDLGSELGSKPRSKSGSKPGIEPGTKLGSDLRSKSGIELGSDQGSDSERELGSELGSKSGSKPRIELGIKLGSDLGSKPGIEPGNDWGSERGSKSGSKAGMELGVKPGSDLGSEPGSKLGSKLANKSGSEPGNELGSEPGSKSGSELGSEQACKLSSKPGSELGSKLGSEPGNEPGSELGSKLGSEPGNEPGSELGSKLGSEPGNEPGSKPGSEPGSELNSYDPGDASEALSCRRAEDALAPSTGLSPGIADAQEAGDGRAQSTKQDLASGGMSQEAEGHGGMIQTLSVISDLGLTMTASNTGSDASYSFSSVAKIQVEENYITKRQAKDEAGQPVPGLKGKVYDYYVQSISQSVSKKRCLPYIPPGTSRSSERVNEEQQNFATQELDPALAMRDPTTSSIVPPPMGSLESSPEPPSPGRKDSTLQIANSPHLQLPMEGFGVTVPASTPPASPQPGLVASADHFQMPPPTHLDLGNCYEVLCTAKAQKLGHLQEAAYKVMSDNYLQVLRRPSIYGRLNAGERELILRRRMKGKMYVAVADINVQEPGIHTSHLCYYDDGGDCWHHLCHMPPEVVSRGCAMCSMFNYLFVVAGCEGTGRTQRPSNRVFCYDPLTNIWREICPLNQARPHCKLVALDGHLYAIGGECLYTVERYDPRQDRWTFIAPLPHDTFAVAHTATVCDGEIYVTGGTLRYVLLRYATRSDSWSVSPAGSGRNRTAEMVSTNGFIYRFDLHRNTGISVHRCGAKAKLWYECATYAMPDPPGFQCAVVGSLVHCISRHFHIRFLADHISPRFGTKELQPFPSPHGSLLPAVLVLPERGTAQTQV; encoded by the coding sequence ATGCCCCAGCGGGTAACCCTGCCCTGGCACTCCGACATGCAGCTGGCCGGCAAGCTGGTCCTCTCCGCCGCCGCTCTGCTCCTCCTGACTTTGGCGTACAGGTTTTATAAGTCCCGCTCGCTTGCCGGGGGCAAAATCCCGCCGGCCGAGgcgggaggagagcagagggaaaacGCTGGccgggatgaggatggggacggcacggcggggctgcggcggagGAGGGTGTTTGGGGAGGAGGCGAGGAGGGACGGTGGGGACGGACGAGCCAGCGGTCAAGCCAGCGTCCCCCGGCCACGGCGCACGCCTTCCTGGGGGGATCGAAATCTGCCgaggggcgaggaggaggaggaggaaggagaggaggtggttTCTGATCCCGGGCTGATTCGTGGGAAAACAGGGTTAGCTGGGAGGGGAAGCGAGCCGGGAAATGAGCTAGGAAGTAAGCTGGGAAGTAAGTCGGGAAGCAAGCCAGGAATTGAGCTGGGAAGCGATCTGGGAAGTGAGCTAGGAAGCAAGCCACGAAGTAAGTCGGGAAGCAAGCCAGGAATCGAGCCAGGAACCAAGCTGGGAAGTGATCTGAGAAGTAAGTCAGGAATTGAGCTGGGAAGTGACCAGGGAAGTGATTCGGAAAGAGAGCTAGGAAGTGAGCTGGGAAGTAAGTCAGGAAGCAAGCCAAGAATCGAGCTAGGAATCAAGCTGGGAAGTGATCTGGGAAGCAAACCAGGAATTGAGCCGGGAAATGATTGGGGAAGTGAGCGGGGAAGTAAGTCAGGAAGCAAGGCAGGAATGGAGCTAGGAGTCAAGCCGGGAAGTGATCTGGGAAGCGAGCCAGGAAGCAAGTTGGGAAGCAAGCTGGCAAACAAGTCAGGGAGCGAGCCGGGAAACGAGCTGGGAAGTGAGCCAGGAAGCAAATCGGGAAGTGAGCTAGGAAGTGAGCAGGCATGTAAGCTGTCAAGCAAGCCAGGAAGCGAGCTGGGAAGCAAGCTGGGAAGTGAGCCGGGAAATGAGCCAGGAAGCGAGCTGGGAAGCAAGCTGGGAAGTGAGCCGGGAAATGAGCCAGGAAGCGAGCTGGGAAGCAAGCTGGGAAGTGAGCCGGGAAATGAGCCAGGAAGCAAGCCAGGAAGCGAGCCGGGAAGCGAGCTGAACTCTTACGACCCTGGGGATGCGTCCGAAGCACTGAGCTGCCGCAGGGCGGAGGACGCGCTTGCCCCAAGCACCGGGCTTTCTCCCGGGATTGCTGATGCCCAGGAGGCAGGTGATGGACGTGCCCAAAGCACAAAGCAGGATTTGGCCAGTGGAGGCATGAGCCAGGAGGCCGAGGGGCACGGGGGAATGATCCAGACCCTCAGTGTCATCTCAGACCTGGGTCTAACGATGACAGCGAGCAACACGGGGTCGGATGCCTCCTACTCTTTCTCCTCGGTTGCGAAGATCCAGGTGGAGGAGAACTACATCACCAAGCGGCAGGCGAAGGATGAGGCTGGGCAGCCAGTCCCCGGCCTCAAAGGAAAAGTCTATGACTACTACGTCCAGTCCATCTCTCAGTCGGTGTCGAAGAAGAGGTGTCTCCCCTACATCCCTCCAGGAACATCCCGCAGCTCGGAGCGTGTCAATGAAGAGCAGCAGAACTTTGCAACCCAGGAGCTGGACCCAGCTTTGGCAATGCGGGATCCCACCACCTCCTCGATAGTTCCACCACCTATGGGGAGCTTGGAGAGCTCCCCTGAGCCACCTTCTCCTGGCCGCAAGGACAGCACCCTCCAGATCGCCAACAGcccccacctccagctgcccATGGAGGGTTTTGGGGTCACGGTGCCAGCCAGCACGCCTCCTGCAagcccccagccagggctggtggccagtgctgaccacttccaaatgccaccacccacccacctggACCTGGGGAACTGCTACGAAGTCCTCTGCACAGCCAAGGCGCAGAAGCTCGGTCACCTCCAGGAGGCCGCCTACAAGGTGATGAGTGACAACTATCTGCAGGTGCTGAGGAGACCCTCCATCTACGGCCGCCTCAACGCTGGCGAGCGGGAGCTCATCCTGCGGCGGAGGATGAAGGGGAAGATGTACGTGGCTGTGGCAGACATCAACGTGCAGGAGCCCGGCATCCACACCAGCCACCTCTGCTACTACGATGATGGAGGAGACTGCTGGCATCACCTCTGCCACATGCCACCGGAGGTGGTCTCCCGGGGGTGTGCCATGTGCAGCATGTTCAACTACCTCTTCGTGGTGGCCGGCTGTGAGGGCACAGGCCGGACACAGAGACCTTCCAACCGTGTCTTCTGCTATGACCCTCTCACCAACATCTGGAGGGAGATCTGCCCCCTGAACCAAGCACGGCCGCACTGCAAGCTTGTGGCTTTGGATGGCCACCTCTACGCCATCGGCGGTGAGTGCCTCTACACGGTGGAGCGCTACGACCCCCGGCAGGACCGCTGGACCTTCATCGCACCCCTGCCCCACGACACCTTCGCTGTGGCCCACACGGCCACGGTGTGCGATGGGGAGATCTACGTGACGGGGGGCACCTTGCGCTATGTGCTGCTGCGTTATGCCACCCGCTCGGACAGCTGGAGTGTCAGCCCGGCCGGCAGCGGCAGGAACAGGACAGCTGAGATGGTGAGCACCAACGGCTTCATCTACCGCTTTGACCTGCACCGCAACACAGGCATCAGTGTCCACCGCTGCGGTGCCAAGGCCAAGCTATGGTATGAGTGTGCCACCTACGCCATGCCCGACCCACCTGGCTTCCAGTGCGCCGTGGTGGGCAGCCTGGTCCACTGCATCAGC